In Gymnogyps californianus isolate 813 chromosome 1, ASM1813914v2, whole genome shotgun sequence, the following are encoded in one genomic region:
- the GPR83 gene encoding G-protein coupled receptor 83, producing the protein MLSCFVWLSLPDLVNPFATPGKLPVNGSLEKTFVIPNISGFFSWDNDSLADWQSFVGRSRYGAESQSVTVKALLIAAYSFIIVFSLFGNFLVCHVVIKTKRMHSATSLFIVNLAVADIMITLLNTPFTLARFVNSTWIFGKGMCHVSRFVQYCSLHVSALTLTAIAVDRHQVIMHPLKPRISTAKGVIYISVIWIMATCFSLPHAIYQKLFTFEYSEEVTRCLCLPDFPEPADLFWKYLDLTTFILLYVLPLLIISAAYMTVAKKLWLRNVIGDVTTEQYFALRKKNKKTIKMLMLVVILFAVCWFPLNCYVVLLSSQTIHTNNALYFSFHWFAMSSTCYNPFIYCWLNDSFRSELKALLNMCRKPPGPTEQRLPSTVPSYRLAWPENGNFKRLQASHVLPSASNIQSGKTDISAVEPIVAVS; encoded by the exons ATGTTGTCCTGTTTCGTCTGGCTCTCCCTCCCCGACCTGGTTAACCCCTTTGCGACCCCAGGAAAGTTGCCCGTTAATGGGAGCCTGGAGAAGACTTTTGTAATCCCGAACATCTCAGGTTTCTTTTCCTGGGATAACGACAGCCTGGCTGACTGGCAGAGCTTTGTGGGCAGGAGCCGGTACGGAGCGGAGTCGCAGAGCGTCACAGTGAAAGCCCTGCTCATCGCGGCGTACTCCTTCATCATTGTCTTCTCCCTCTTTGGCAACTTCCTGGTCTGTCACGTCGTCATCAAGACCAAGCGCATGCACTCCGCCACCAGCTTGTTCATTGTGAACCTGGCTGTAGCCGATATCATGATCACGCTCCTCAACACGCCTTTTACACTG GCTCGTTTTGTGAACAGTACCTGGATATTCGGGAAGGGGATGTGCCATGTCAGTAGGTTTGTGCAGTATTGCTCCCTCCACGTCTCTGCCTTGACCCTCACAGCCATTGCCGTGGACAGGCACCAG GTTATAATGCACCCTCTGAAACCTCGCATATCTACTGCAAAAGGTGTTATCTACATCTCTGTAATCTGGATCATGGCAACTTGTTTTTCCCTACCACATGCTATCTACCAAAAACTCTTTACCTTTGAATACAG TGAGGAGGTTACCCGGTGCCTGTGTCTGCCGGATTTCCCCGAGCCTGCTGACCTCTTTTGGAAGTACCTCGACTTAACAACCTTCATTTTGCTCTATGTCCTGCCCCTTCTGATCATCTCTGCTGCCTACATGACAGTGGCCAAGAAACTCTGGCTGCGCAATGTCATCGGGGACGTCACCACTGAGCAGTACTTCGCGCTTCGCAAAAAGAATAAGAAGACCATAAAGATGCTGATGCTTGTTGTCATCCTCTTTGCAGTCTGCTGGTTCCCCTTGAATTGCTACGTTGTCCTCCTCTCCAGCCAGACCATCCACACCAACAATGCCCTGTACTTCTCCTTTCACTGGTTTGCAATGAGCAGCACCTGCTACAACCCCTTCATCTACTGCTGGCTCAATGACAGCTTCCGATCAGAACTGAAGGCTTTGCTCAACATGTGCAGAAAACCTCCCGGGCCCACAGAACAGAGGCTTCCCTCCACGGTCCCATCCTACCGCCTGGCTTGGCCAGAAAATGGCAACTTCAAGAGGTTGCAGGCCTCCCATGTCCTTCCATCAGCCTCCAACATCCAGTCAGGAAAGACAGACATCTCTGCAGTTGAGCCGATAGTAGCTGTGAGCTAA